A genomic stretch from Ooceraea biroi isolate clonal line C1 chromosome 3, Obir_v5.4, whole genome shotgun sequence includes:
- the LOC105283213 gene encoding roquin-1 isoform X1 gives MRVASFLPYQIMTLIVIYISSFFLHNFLLSLLRRMPIQAPQWTEFLSCPICCHDFDAAIRGPISLGCGHTICRACLANLHRKQCPFDQSVINTDIDRLPVNEALLQLLGNPIPAVASSASALSQQQNYQKLLPTDQHSNYLRAKNCIEELALYLKPCQSTNNAGIGTGVGGLVSRPMQRKLVTLLGCQLVEPEGRARALRAARSLGERTVTELILQHQNPQQLSANLWAAVRARGCQFLGPAMQEEVLKLVLLALEDGSALSRKVLVMFVVQRLEPHFPQASKTSIGHVVQLLYRASCFKVSKREGDSSLMQLKEEFRTYEALRREHDAQIVQIATEAGLRIAPDQWSALLYGDTAHKSHMQSIIDKLQTPQSFAQSVQELVIALQRTPDPGQLSGLRPQLELLATIDPSPETEPPSLTECRAALEAVRIVVATLVDFVRQHGSGSGGGGGGGGGGGGSGGGGGGGGNRKSTAQDGGGSGPGGNLNPSMTTGKYKVSMCRDLALRGICPRSSNCTFAHSDTELDKYRSKNRKMSIRTSASQTEKGEKNNKSFSKQNDDLTAYHPAKAHDREITSTVQHPTAISTNLENNLIDSLTSNYMLSPVSSQKLSHIGLCSMKGAMVEGGAAPTIHCPGHYIMPPGPIATVDYGPTAATNLGVWDPPQIVPVGHMTNDKKQRTTTMPKTVLAMLLQRKMEILNQLEAMIGKQQQQLMSPQVKTGSDLSLMTSNNYSIWTTANSFRCPPGTDPPSPAPPPPPPPPPLSHLLDDDGLFVPIDVSLDNKEESKLAKTLIRSPCNGALSHPVSSYNERLGCTPAPVQSTAFKTPNSITSWYYGNQPYTTVDASVQSMNPGNDGFTNDSYVTLGCDATSELQPRLSRPECMSKDLILESQRVKQHLRHLEKEIIDLKFQLATQGTAAFFTGERFAQELRMMEGIKERERDAQNWSNPYGTGTTTLPWIHSSTNWPSNQEYNQDYKTKEQDTYEAGIANDMRELELRWEFELREHEKHWSSGGGEDTITTTPKNM, from the exons ATGCGTGTCGCTTCTTTTCTCCCTTATCAAATAATGACACTGatagtaatttatatatcgtccttctttttacataattttctgttGTCTCTGTTGCGTAGAATGCCAATACAGGCACCGCAGTGGACTGAATTTTTGTCGTGTCCAATCTGCTGTCACGACTTTGACGCAGCCATACGAGGACCCATATCGCTTGGCTGTGGCCACACTATATGTCGTGCTTGTCTCGCCAATCTGCATCGTAAACAATGCCCTTTTGATCAG AGCGTTATCAACACCGACATTGATAGATTGCCGGTGAACGAGGCGTTGTTACAACTGCTGGGTAATCCTATTCCTGCTGTTGCCTCGTCTGCTTCTGCACTAAGTCAGCAACAAAATTATCAGAAGCTTCTGCCGACTGATCAACATAGCAATTATTTGCGGGCCAAGAATTGTATCGAGGAACTCGCTCTTTATCTTAAACCATGCCAAAGCACCAACAATGCAG GTATTGGGACTGGAGTCGGAGGATTGGTCTCTCGGCCGATGCAACGCAAGTTGGTGACATTGCTGGGCTGTCAACTGGTGGAGCCAGAGGGAAGGGCGCGTGCATTGCGCGCTGCTCGCAGTCTCGGCGAACGCACTGTCACCGAGCTCATACTGCAGCATCAGAATCCACAGCAGCTCAGCGCTAATCTCTGGGCGGCTGTACGAGCTCGTGGCTGTCAGTTTCTAGGACCAG CGATGCAGGAGGAAGTTCTGAAGCTCGTGCTATTGGCGCTAGAAGATGGATCGGCGTTGTCTCGCAAAGTGTTGGTGATGTTCGTGGTGCAGCGTCTAGAGCCACATTTTCCACAAGCTAGTAAGACCAGCATCGGCCACGTAGTACAGCTTCTGTATCGGGCGAGCTGTTTCAAG GTGTCAAAACGCGAGGGCGATTCGTCCCTGATGCAATTAAAAGAGGAGTTTCGCACTTACGAAGCTCTGAGACGCGAGCACGATGCGCAGATTGTGCAGATCGCTACGGAGGCGGGTTTGCGCATCGCGCCCGATCAGTGGTCGGCGCTACTTTATGGCGACACCGCTCACAAATCGCACATGCAGAGCATCATTGATAAATTGCAGACACCGCAGTCGTTCGCTCAGAGTGTGCAAGAACTCGTGATAGCGTTACAACGGACGCCTGATCCTGGACAATTGAGCGGTCTCAGGCCACAACTGGAGCTATTGGCCACCATCGATCCCAGCCCAG aaacgGAACCACCGAGCCTGACTGAATGTCGAGCGGCCCTGGAGGCTGTTAGAATAGTGGTAGCTACGCTGGTGGATTTTGTGCGACAACACGGCAGCGGTAGCGGCgggggcggcggcggcggcggcggcggcggtgggagtggcggcggcggtggcggcggcgggaaTAGGAAGTCAACGGCGCAGGATGGTGGTGGCAGTGGACCTGGTGGAAATTTGAATCCAAGCATGACGACCGGCAAGTACAAAGTTAGCATGTGCAGGGATCTGGCCCTGCGTGGAATCTGTCCACGATCTAGCAACTGCACCTTTGCTCACAGCGATACCGAACTTGATAA ATACAGATCGAAAAATCGTAAGATGAGCATCAGAACAAGTGCAAGTCAGACGGAAAAGGGCGAAAAGAATAACAAGTCCTTCAGCAAGCAAAATGATGATTTGACGGCATATCATCCTGCAAAGGCACATGACAGAGAAA TTACTTCAACGGTTCAGCATCCAACGGCCATTTCGactaatttggaaaataatttgattgaCTCACTGACATCGAACTACATGCTGTCTCCTGTGTCCTCCCAAAAATTGTCCCACATCGGCCTGTGCTCCATGAAAGGCGCTATGGTGGAAGGCGGGGCAGCTCCGACCATTCATTGCCCTGGGCATTACATAATGCCGCCAGGACCTATCGCCACCGTCGATTACGGACCGACAGCCGCGACTAATTTGGGAGTATGGGACCCTCCACAAATCGTACCAGTGGGCCACATGACAAACGACAAAAAA cAACGAACAACAACGATGCCAAAAACTGTGTTGGCGATGCTGTTACAACGCAAGATGGAAATTCTAAATCAGCTGGAAGCGATGATCGGCAAGCAACAGCAGCAGTTGATGTCACCACAGGTGAAGACT GGTAGCGACTTGTCATTGATGACATCTAACAATTATTCCATATGGACTACTGCAAACAGCTTTCGTTGCCCTCCCGGAACGGATCCGCCGTCACCagcaccaccgccaccgccaccgccaccaccgcttTCGCATCTGCTCGATGATGACGGACTCTTTGTGCCTATAGATGTATCACTGGATAACAAAGAGGAATCAAAACTGGCGAAAACTTTAATAAG aTCTCCTTGCAACGGAGCCCTATCGCATCCTGTAAGTTCTTACAACGAGAGACTTGGATGCACTCCTGCCCCAGTGCAATCCACTGCATTTAAAACTCCAAACTCCATTACATCCTGGTATTATGGTAATCAAC CGTACACGACAGTCGACGCCAGTGTACAATCAATGAATCCTGGTAATGATGGTTTCACTAACGATAGTTATGTTACTCTTGGCTGTGATGCCACGTCAGAATTGCAGCCACGTCTTTCAAGACCGGAATGCATGTCGAAAGA cTTAATCCTCGAGTCGCAGAGAGTGAAGCAACACCTTAGACATCTTGAGAAGGAAATCATTGACCTAAAG TTTCAGTTAGCGACGCAAGGTACCGCTGCTTTTTTCACGGGTGAGCGATTCGCACAAGAATTACGTATGATGGAAGGTAttaaggagagagagagagacgcgcaAAATTGGAGTAATCCCTATGGGACCGGCACTACCACTCTTCCTTGGATCCATTCTTCTACCAATTGGCCGTCCAATCAAGAATACAATCAAGATTACAAAACCAAAGAG CAGGACACATACGAGGCAGGAATCGCAAACGACATGCGCGAGTTAGAACTGCGTTGGGAATTTGAATTACGCGAGCATGAAAAGCATTGGTCCAGTGGAGGAGGGGAAGACACCATCACCACAACCccgaaaaatatgtaa
- the LOC105283213 gene encoding roquin-1 isoform X2 → MRVASFLPYQIMTLIVIYISSFFLHNFLLSLLRRMPIQAPQWTEFLSCPICCHDFDAAIRGPISLGCGHTICRACLANLHRKQCPFDQSVINTDIDRLPVNEALLQLLGNPIPAVASSASALSQQQNYQKLLPTDQHSNYLRAKNCIEELALYLKPCQSTNNAGIGTGVGGLVSRPMQRKLVTLLGCQLVEPEGRARALRAARSLGERTVTELILQHQNPQQLSANLWAAVRARGCQFLGPAMQEEVLKLVLLALEDGSALSRKVLVMFVVQRLEPHFPQASKTSIGHVVQLLYRASCFKVSKREGDSSLMQLKEEFRTYEALRREHDAQIVQIATEAGLRIAPDQWSALLYGDTAHKSHMQSIIDKLQTPQSFAQSVQELVIALQRTPDPGQLSGLRPQLELLATIDPSPETEPPSLTECRAALEAVRIVVATLVDFVRQHGSGSGGGGGGGGGGGGSGGGGGGGGNRKSTAQDGGGSGPGGNLNPSMTTGKYKVSMCRDLALRGICPRSSNCTFAHSDTELDKYRSKNRKMSIRTSASQTEKGEKNNKSFSKQNDDLTAYHPAKAHDREITSTVQHPTAISTNLENNLIDSLTSNYMLSPVSSQKLSHIGLCSMKGAMVEGGAAPTIHCPGHYIMPPGPIATVDYGPTAATNLGVWDPPQIVPVGHMTNDKKQRTTTMPKTVLAMLLQRKMEILNQLEAMIGKQQQQLMSPQVKTGSDLSLMTSNNYSIWTTANSFRCPPGTDPPSPAPPPPPPPPPLSHLLDDDGLFVPIDVSLDNKEESKLAKTLIRSPCNGALSHPVSSYNERLGCTPAPVQSTAFKTPNSITSWYYGNQPYTTVDASVQSMNPGNDGFTNDSYVTLGCDATSELQPRLSRPECMSKDLILESQRVKQHLRHLEKEIIDLKFQLATQGTAAFFTGERFAQELRMMEGIKERERDAQNWSNPYGTGTTTLPWIHSSTNWPSNQEYNQDYKTKEDTYEAGIANDMRELELRWEFELREHEKHWSSGGGEDTITTTPKNM, encoded by the exons ATGCGTGTCGCTTCTTTTCTCCCTTATCAAATAATGACACTGatagtaatttatatatcgtccttctttttacataattttctgttGTCTCTGTTGCGTAGAATGCCAATACAGGCACCGCAGTGGACTGAATTTTTGTCGTGTCCAATCTGCTGTCACGACTTTGACGCAGCCATACGAGGACCCATATCGCTTGGCTGTGGCCACACTATATGTCGTGCTTGTCTCGCCAATCTGCATCGTAAACAATGCCCTTTTGATCAG AGCGTTATCAACACCGACATTGATAGATTGCCGGTGAACGAGGCGTTGTTACAACTGCTGGGTAATCCTATTCCTGCTGTTGCCTCGTCTGCTTCTGCACTAAGTCAGCAACAAAATTATCAGAAGCTTCTGCCGACTGATCAACATAGCAATTATTTGCGGGCCAAGAATTGTATCGAGGAACTCGCTCTTTATCTTAAACCATGCCAAAGCACCAACAATGCAG GTATTGGGACTGGAGTCGGAGGATTGGTCTCTCGGCCGATGCAACGCAAGTTGGTGACATTGCTGGGCTGTCAACTGGTGGAGCCAGAGGGAAGGGCGCGTGCATTGCGCGCTGCTCGCAGTCTCGGCGAACGCACTGTCACCGAGCTCATACTGCAGCATCAGAATCCACAGCAGCTCAGCGCTAATCTCTGGGCGGCTGTACGAGCTCGTGGCTGTCAGTTTCTAGGACCAG CGATGCAGGAGGAAGTTCTGAAGCTCGTGCTATTGGCGCTAGAAGATGGATCGGCGTTGTCTCGCAAAGTGTTGGTGATGTTCGTGGTGCAGCGTCTAGAGCCACATTTTCCACAAGCTAGTAAGACCAGCATCGGCCACGTAGTACAGCTTCTGTATCGGGCGAGCTGTTTCAAG GTGTCAAAACGCGAGGGCGATTCGTCCCTGATGCAATTAAAAGAGGAGTTTCGCACTTACGAAGCTCTGAGACGCGAGCACGATGCGCAGATTGTGCAGATCGCTACGGAGGCGGGTTTGCGCATCGCGCCCGATCAGTGGTCGGCGCTACTTTATGGCGACACCGCTCACAAATCGCACATGCAGAGCATCATTGATAAATTGCAGACACCGCAGTCGTTCGCTCAGAGTGTGCAAGAACTCGTGATAGCGTTACAACGGACGCCTGATCCTGGACAATTGAGCGGTCTCAGGCCACAACTGGAGCTATTGGCCACCATCGATCCCAGCCCAG aaacgGAACCACCGAGCCTGACTGAATGTCGAGCGGCCCTGGAGGCTGTTAGAATAGTGGTAGCTACGCTGGTGGATTTTGTGCGACAACACGGCAGCGGTAGCGGCgggggcggcggcggcggcggcggcggcggtgggagtggcggcggcggtggcggcggcgggaaTAGGAAGTCAACGGCGCAGGATGGTGGTGGCAGTGGACCTGGTGGAAATTTGAATCCAAGCATGACGACCGGCAAGTACAAAGTTAGCATGTGCAGGGATCTGGCCCTGCGTGGAATCTGTCCACGATCTAGCAACTGCACCTTTGCTCACAGCGATACCGAACTTGATAA ATACAGATCGAAAAATCGTAAGATGAGCATCAGAACAAGTGCAAGTCAGACGGAAAAGGGCGAAAAGAATAACAAGTCCTTCAGCAAGCAAAATGATGATTTGACGGCATATCATCCTGCAAAGGCACATGACAGAGAAA TTACTTCAACGGTTCAGCATCCAACGGCCATTTCGactaatttggaaaataatttgattgaCTCACTGACATCGAACTACATGCTGTCTCCTGTGTCCTCCCAAAAATTGTCCCACATCGGCCTGTGCTCCATGAAAGGCGCTATGGTGGAAGGCGGGGCAGCTCCGACCATTCATTGCCCTGGGCATTACATAATGCCGCCAGGACCTATCGCCACCGTCGATTACGGACCGACAGCCGCGACTAATTTGGGAGTATGGGACCCTCCACAAATCGTACCAGTGGGCCACATGACAAACGACAAAAAA cAACGAACAACAACGATGCCAAAAACTGTGTTGGCGATGCTGTTACAACGCAAGATGGAAATTCTAAATCAGCTGGAAGCGATGATCGGCAAGCAACAGCAGCAGTTGATGTCACCACAGGTGAAGACT GGTAGCGACTTGTCATTGATGACATCTAACAATTATTCCATATGGACTACTGCAAACAGCTTTCGTTGCCCTCCCGGAACGGATCCGCCGTCACCagcaccaccgccaccgccaccgccaccaccgcttTCGCATCTGCTCGATGATGACGGACTCTTTGTGCCTATAGATGTATCACTGGATAACAAAGAGGAATCAAAACTGGCGAAAACTTTAATAAG aTCTCCTTGCAACGGAGCCCTATCGCATCCTGTAAGTTCTTACAACGAGAGACTTGGATGCACTCCTGCCCCAGTGCAATCCACTGCATTTAAAACTCCAAACTCCATTACATCCTGGTATTATGGTAATCAAC CGTACACGACAGTCGACGCCAGTGTACAATCAATGAATCCTGGTAATGATGGTTTCACTAACGATAGTTATGTTACTCTTGGCTGTGATGCCACGTCAGAATTGCAGCCACGTCTTTCAAGACCGGAATGCATGTCGAAAGA cTTAATCCTCGAGTCGCAGAGAGTGAAGCAACACCTTAGACATCTTGAGAAGGAAATCATTGACCTAAAG TTTCAGTTAGCGACGCAAGGTACCGCTGCTTTTTTCACGGGTGAGCGATTCGCACAAGAATTACGTATGATGGAAGGTAttaaggagagagagagagacgcgcaAAATTGGAGTAATCCCTATGGGACCGGCACTACCACTCTTCCTTGGATCCATTCTTCTACCAATTGGCCGTCCAATCAAGAATACAATCAAGATTACAAAACCAAAGAG GACACATACGAGGCAGGAATCGCAAACGACATGCGCGAGTTAGAACTGCGTTGGGAATTTGAATTACGCGAGCATGAAAAGCATTGGTCCAGTGGAGGAGGGGAAGACACCATCACCACAACCccgaaaaatatgtaa